The genomic segment AGCCGGGCCGCCTCGCGCAGGGTCTCCTCAAGGATCTTCGCCTCGGCCTGGATGGCGTCGACCTCGGCGTCCACCTCGTTGCGGGCGCGGTTCATCTCCGGATCGTTCTCGGGCAGCGGCTGACCGCCGACCCGTTCCAGCGCGGCGACGGTGTCCGCGGCGTTCTGGGCACGGTCCTGGGATTCGGCGAGGGCGCGCGCATAGCGGGCCGTGGCGTCGGCCGCCATCTCGAAGGAGCGGTTGATGTTCGCCATGAACGTCTTGAGCTCGTCCTTGACGTAGGTGCGCAGGGCGTCCGCGGTCCGCCCCTCGAAGCCCCCGTCCTCGGCCTTGGTCAGCAGCGTGTCGAGGCCGCCGTCGACACGCCCGGCCAGGTCGCCGAGGTCCCGCAGTTCCTTGGTGATGTTCTCGACGACGCCAGGATTTCCCGTGACCGGATTGCCGGTGAATCCGACTCTGCTCCACTCGTCGGAGGTGGCCAATGATTCCTCCACGGTGTCCAGGACTCTGGGTCGGGCCGAGGCCGACGGCTCGCCCCGGCCACCCGGCGCGCGCGAGGGCGTGCCGCGGTACGGAAGGCAGACGTTCCTGGGTGGGCCGAGAGTTCAAGAAAGTGGCGCACGCCACAGTCATGGCCGGTCAGAACGCTGCGGACGAAATTTCTTTGAACCATCCGGACCCGTGTCCTCGTCTACAGGGCGACTCGACGCCGGACATGACGGTCGGCTCGCGACGACACGGCTGCTTCCGAAGAAAGGACGGCGGACATGGTGCGCGTCTCCTACGACTACGACCTGATGACCGTCCTCGCACGCCACCTGTGGCACCTCCGCGACGAACTGGACGTCACCTCGCAGACGGACAAGACGTTCACCGCGGGGGACATCGGCCCCCGCCGGGAGACCACCGAGGCGCTGGAGGACTTCTACGGCGCCTGGAAGAAGTCGTTCCGCGAGGGCTGGCAGGTCATGACCGACCTCGGGAACCTCCTCGACAAGGCGGGCAAGGCCTTCTACGACCAGGACGCCTCCCAGGCCGCCGGCGCCGCGCAGCAGGTCACCGCCCAGGTCCGCGGCGAGGCCGTGCGGCACAACGAGATGCGTAAGCAGAAGCTGAACGGCAAGCTCCGCGCGGACCAGGCCAGAAGGCTGGAGGCCGGCTACCGGACCCAGCAGGCGCGCCTGAAGAAGGAACAGGACGCCCTGGTCGAGAAGCGGCGGAAGTTCGACGAACAGACCGTGGCCCAGCAGAAGAGACAGGAAGAGCTCAACAGGGAGCAGGAGGAGCTCGCCAGGAAGCGGGAGCCCCTGCTGAAGCAGCAGGACGAACTCCAGGCCAGGCAGCAGCGGCTCTGGCAGGAGGAGAAGGAGCTCCTCAAGCAGCGCGAGGAGAAGCTCCAGGTCAAGCGGGACGAGCTGCAGAAGGAGTACGAGGCACTCCGTGAGGAACAGGAGCCCCTGCTGAAGCGGCAGGAGGAACTCCAGCTTCGGCAGCAGCAACTCTGGGCGGACGAGAAGGCCCTGCGCGCGGAGCAGGACGCGGCCATGGAGAAGAAGGTCACCGCCCTCGAACAGGAGCAGAAGGCCTACGACGCCAAACAGGACGGCCTCCGGGAACGGCAGGAAGCCCTCTATCGGGAACGCGAGACCCTGCTAGGCAAGGGGAACGCCACCCAGGCGGACCTCGACGCCTGGCAGCGCAAGCAGGACGCCCTGGGCAAGGAGCGGGACGCCCTGTGGGAGTCCGAGGGCAAGGGGCTCGCCGAGCGAGGGGACGCCCTGGAGCAGGAACAGCGCGACCAGGAGAAGGCGTTCGACCCGTTCCGTGAGCGGCAGAGGGAACTCGATGGCGAGCGGGACGCGCTGAGCCGCGCCCAGGAGCCCCTCACCGAGCGGCAGGACGGACTCCAGGCCAGGCAGAAGGACCTCTGGGCCCTGGAGAAGTCCACCCAGCAAGAGGTCGAGGACGCCGTGAAGGGGAAGCGCGACAGTCTGGACGCCGAACGCGCCGACCTCCAGACGCGGCTGGACCCCCTGGACCAGGAGTCGAAGGACCTCCAGGACCGCCAGAAGGATCTGTGGGACGACCAGTCGGACGACGAGGACACGCAGACCGCGCTGACCGAGGAGGAGAAGGCCCTCCAGCAACGGCAGCAGGACCTCCAGGACGGCTTCGGCGAGGAGTACGACAAGCTGCGCGAATGGGATCCGGATCGCGACCCCGACGTCGGCCGGCTCAGGGGAATGCGCGGTCAGCTGGACGATCTGCCCCCCGAGGCCTTCGTGCCCAAGGGCTACACCGTCGAGGACGCCAACAGCACCACCACGGTGTCGTACCAGCTCGACGAGAACGGCGAGATCAAGGTCGACAAGAACGGCGACCCCGTCGAGACGACGACCACCGTCACCAACAAGAACACGGGGCTGTCCTACTCCGAGACGTACCACGCGCTGGCCCAGGACGGTGACTCCGTGTCGACGATCCGCAGTTCCGACGGTTCCGTCACCAAGATCTACACGGATTCCTCCCCCGAGGGAGAAGCCGACGGGACCATGAGGCGCTACGTCACCGACGAGACCGGCCGGGACACCCTCCAGATCTGGACCAAGCGGCCCGGCGGCGACTGGGAGCTGACCCTGGACAAGGAGACCTACCTCAACTCCGACGCGGGTCAGGAGGATGCCCAGCAGAGGCTGGACAGGCCTCCCGCGTATCTCACGGTGGAGAACCCGCTCGTCGACGGCGACGGCCGCCCGTCCGCACCCGCCTCCGAGGGGACGGCGACCCAGGTGCAGGAGGGCGTCACCCGCACGAACTACACGGGCTCCGACGGTGCCGTCACGAAGGTCGTCACCAACGAGAACACCGGAACCCGCTTCGTGGCCGGCGCGAACGACGAGATCCAGGAGATCTGGCAGCGCCGCGGCGACGGGACCTGGTACCTGCGTGAATCCGTCACCCAGCACGAACGCTACGGCGACGAACCTCCCCTGGGGACGCTCGGCGAGAACTGGCGCTGACCCCCACCCGGCGTGTGACTCCTCCCGCGCCCCCCGAAGCTCCCTGCGCGCGTCCTTGGGCGCCGCCGGGTCCGTCGCGTACCGAACCGACCGGTGCGCGCCCAGGCAACAGAGAACGAGGTGCACCATGCCCAAGAACGTCATCGACGACGAGGAAGTCGAAGCAACGGCGAAGAAGCTCGACTCCGCGGTCAGCGACACGCTGGTCCCCCAGCTGTCCTCGCTGCAGGCCGACGTCGAGAACCTCCTCCAGGGAGGCCTGTTGCTGACGGCGACCAGCCCGAAGATGCAGACGTCCTACGCGAACTTCAACAAGTCGCTGACCGAGGCTGTGAACAACATCACGCAGTTCTCCAAGCAGTTCCGGGATGTCTGCAACGCCGTCAACAACCTGGACTCGCAGATCGCCGGCGGCATCCCCACCTGAGCCGGTCCCAGAGCGGGTTACCGACCGGAATCCCCCTCCGTCGGTATCCCTTCGACAGGGGCGCCGGTCCATCCCCCGGACCGGCGCCCTTGTCCGTGTTTTCGGACAACTCATCGGTAACCTCAGGTTCCTCTCAGGAACCCTTGAAAGCTGCAGAACGACTCATAGACTCCCTCTTGCGGAACCTCACGTTCCACCCGTGAATCGTGAGGTCACCCCGGGTATCCGTGCTCATCCCTGCCCAGCAACGCCGCGTTCGCGGCGCCCGACCGGACCGGTGCAGAAGATCCACGCCGGCCTTGGGGGACATCTATGAGAACGCCCATGCCCACTCCCGTTCCGGGGAGTGCTCCGGCCTCCGGTGAAGCACCGCCCTCCGGCGAAGCACCGCCCTCCGGCGAAGCGACCCTCTCCGGCGACGGCTCCATTCGCAGGCTCTACGAAGAGCACCACGGTCCGCTTCTCCGCTACGTGTCCGGTCTGCTGCGCGGCGACCGGCAGCGGGCCGAGGACTTCGTCCAGGAGACCCTGGTACGCGCATGGCTGAGCACCGAAGACCAGCCGCCGGGCTGGTCGCCGTCCCGGGCCTGGCTGATGAGGGTGGCGCACAACCTGGTGATCGACTGGGCCCGGCGCGAGCGGCCGCACGCCGAGATCCAGCACGAACACACCTTGGAGCAGCACGCCGAGACCGTGGACCCGATGAGCCAGGCCGTCCAGCGCCGCTTCCTGGTCCACGCCCTCTCCCGGCTCTCGCACCCCCACCGCGAGGTGCTCTTCTACGTCTACGTCCTCGGCTGCACCGGCCCCGACGCCGCCGACGCCCTGGGCATACCCCCGGGCACGGTGAAGTCCCGCACCCATCACGCGATACGGGAGCTGCGCCGCCGCCACCCGCAGCACACGCTGGCGGCGGCATGACCCCGGCCGCCGCGGCGAGCCTCGGCCCGGCCACGTCCGGCCCGAGCGCGCCCGGCCCGGCGTACGGCTCGGTCATCGCGCTGGGGAAGCCCAACGACTCGCTGCTCACGGTCGTCATCGTGGCCGTGGTCGTCCTGCTGCTGCTCATTCCGCTGCTGCGGCACCTGATCCGCAGACGGGGCGGCTGGCGGCGCTTCCGCCGCGGCGTCGGCCGTGAGCTGACCCTGACCCGGCGGGCGTTCGGTGAACCGCTGCGTACCTACCGGCGCCACCGTCGCGGCGTACGGGCCCTGGCCCGTCAACTGTCCGACCCCCGAGGCGCCCTGCTCGTACGACGGCTGCTGGACGGGGCCGCGGCGGCGCTGGCCGACGCGCCCGGAGCGGTTCCGCACGCCGTGCGGACGGAACCCGGGCGCGCGGCCGTGCAGATCGCCGCCCGCCCGCTGCCCGAACCGCCCGCCCCCTGGGAGCCGTCCGACGAGCCGGGCCCGCAGCGCTGGGAGCTTCCCCTCACGGAGGCGGACACGCTGCCGCAGGGCCGGCCCCGCGCCGGGGCGCACCTCCGTCCCCTGCCGGTCGCCATCGGCATGGCGGACGACGCCTGCGTCCACCTCGATCTGGCCGCCGGACCGGGCCTGATCACCGTCGAGGGCGACGCAGCCGCCCGGGGCCGGCTGCTCCAGGCGCTGGCCGCGCAGCTGGACCGGCCCGGCAGCGGGGCCTCGGTCTCCGTCACGGACGGAGTTCATCCGCAGTACCCGGGGCAGCGGCTCGACGCCCTGCTGCGCTCCCTGGAAGAGGCGGCCGAGGCGCACGAAGAGACCGAAGGCGCCGGAGAGTTCGACGAGTCCGGTCGCGCCGACACACCCGTGGTCGTCTGCGCGGCCCCCGGCCCGGAACAGGCGCGGCGGCTGAGCGCCCTCGCCGCCTCGGGCGCCGTCGTCTGCCTGATCGACGGCCGGGTGGCGGGGCACAGCTGGGCCCTGCGGGTCGACGGACGCGGCCGGGTGGTCGCGCCCGAACTGGGGCTGGACGCGGACTCGGCCCCGCTGGGCGGAGCCGTCGCCGCCGCCGTCCGGGCGGACCGGCGTCGGCTGCGACGCGAGTCGGCCCCGCGCCGGGGCGCACCCACCCGGCAGCGGCCCCGCACCCGGGAAAGCCGACCGCACGAACTCGAGGAATCCCTCCGAGAGGAATCCCTCCACCTCGTGGAAACCCAGGCACTCGAGGTGGCGGAGGTCCTCCAGGAGGAGCCACCGAGGTCCCCCCTCCGGACCACGGCCCCCGCCCGGACCACCACCGGATCCGACCTGCTGGCCGAACCGGCCACCGCCCGGGACCACAGCACCGCGGCCTCCTCCGGCACACGGGAGGACTGACGCCTGTCGCAGGGGCCCCCGACCCTCGCGACCGGCCCCCGACCCTCGCGACCGGCCCCCGGCCCGGCCCGCCACACCGCACCCGAACCGCCCACCCCCGAGCCACCCCAAGGGGAGAAGTGAAACTCCTCATCACCACGGTCGCCGCCGGCGACGCCACCGGCCGCCAGGACGTCCTGTTGAGCGCGTCCGGAAGCACCCCCGTCGAGGACGTCGCGGCGCATCTGGCCCGGCTGCGCGCCGGTGACACCGACGAGACCGGCGCCTTGCCCGCCGCCCCGGGACCGGCCCCGGCCTGCTACCTGGGCGACGAGCCCCTCGCCCCGGGCACCCCGCTGGCCGCCACCCGCCTGATGGACGGCAGCGTCGTCGCCCTCGGCGGCCCGCAGCGGGCCCCCGCCTCCGCCTACGGCCCCGAACGCGACGCCATGCCGCAGCCGCACCGGGCGGACCACTCACCGGTGGTCGAACTCCAGGTGGTGGGCGGCCCGGACGCCGGACGGGTCCACCCGCTGGGCCTCGGCACCCACGGCATCGGCCCGCTGGCGGACGCGGCCGTCCTGCTCGACGGCCGGGGCATGCCGGGCGAGGGCATCCGGGTGACCGTACGCCCGGACGGATCGGCCATCGTGGAACTGCCCGAGGGCGGCCCGGCACGGCTGTCCGTGCCGGAACCGCCGGAGCACCGGGGGAGGCCCAACACCCCGCTGCTGCCGCTCGCGGAGCAGGACGAGGAGGACGACGAGCCGCTGGACGCCGCCGACGGCAGCGCGGAACTCCCCGACGGCTGGGTGCTCTGGCCCGTCGGAGCGGAGCTGTCCGTCGGCGCGTACCTGCTGCGGCTGGCCGAACCGACCTCCCGGGACGCCGCGGTGGTGCCCTCCGAGGGCGGGGGCGGCCTGGACTACAACCGGCCGCCGCGCATGCTGCCGCATCTGGCGCCCGAGCGGTTCCGGCTGCCCGGACCGCCCGATCCCCCCGGACGCAGGCCGATTCCGCTGCTCGTGGCCCTCGCCCCGATGGTCTTCGGCGTCAGCATGATGTTCTTCCTGAACTCGTACTTCTATCTGATCTTCATGTTCCTGTCGCCGGTGCTGATCGCCGCGAACTACGTCAGCGGACGACGTCAGGCCCGCAAGGACTACGAGGAGAAGTCGAGCGTCTACCGGCAGCGCCGGGCCTCGCTGGAGGAGGACGTCCGGCAGAAGGTCGCCACCGAACGGCGGCTGCGCACCGAGAGCGCGCCCGACCCCGCCGTGGCCGGACTCTGGGCGGTCGGCCCCGGCCGCAGGCTGTGGGAACGGCGCCGGGGCGACCCGGACCACCTGGCCCTGCGCATCGGCACCGCCCCGCAGCCGTCCCTGCTCGGCATCGACGACACCGCCCGCGAGGACAACCACACCGCCGTCCACTGGACGATCCCGGACGCCCCGGTCGGCGTCGACCTCGTCGAGAGCGGCGTGGTGGGCGTGGCCGGAGCGACCGGCCCGGTGCAGGCGTTGGCCCGCTGGATGACGGCCCAGGCCGCCGTCCTGCACACCCCGCGCGACCTGCGGATCGTCGTCCTCACCGACAAGGCCGCGCAGGACTCCTGGCACTGGGCGCGCTGGCTGCCCCACTCCCGCGACGGTCTGCCCGGTATCCGCGGCGGCGCGGTCACCCTGATCGGCAACGACCCGGAGACGGTCGCCAACCGCGTGGCCGAACTGGTCTCCACCCTGCGCACCCGGCAGCGGGCCGCCGAGTCCACCATGAGCAAGGCGCTGCTCAGCGAACCGGACGTCCTCGTGGTGATGGACGGCGCCCGGCGCCTGCGCGACGTACCCGGCGTGGTCTCGATCCTCAAGGAGGGCCCGGCCGTCCGGATCTTCCCGCTCTGCCTGGACCAGGAGGAACGCCTCCTGCCCGAGGAGTGCACCGCCGTGGTCCGCCACGAGAACCACCGGCTGACCCTGCGCCGCACCGGACAGCCCGACGTCACCGACATCCGCCCCGACCTGGTCGAACCCGAGTGGTGCGAGCGCGTGGCCCGGGGCATCGCCCCGATCCGCGACGTCACCCCGGACGCCTCCGAGGGCCTGCCCACCAGGGTCGGGCTCCTGGAACTCCTCGGCCTGCCCGAGCCGAGCGGCGAGCAGATAGCCGCCCGTTGGGAGCGGCGGCCCGCCTCCACCGGCGTCCTGCTGGGCGCCGGCTACGACGGCCCCGTAGCCTTCGACCTGGTCAAGGACGGGCCGCACGGCCTGGTCGCCGGAACCACCGGCTCCGGCAAGTCCGAACTGCTGCAGACCTTCGTGGCCACGCTCGCCGCCGTCAACCGGCCCGACGAACTCACCTTCGTCCTCGTCGACTACAAGGGCGGCAGCGCCTTCAAGGACTGCGTCGACCTGCCGCACACCCTCGGCATGGTCACCGACCTCGACAGCCACCTGGTCCAGCGCGCGCTCACCTCGCTCTCGGCGGAACTGACCCGCCGCGAGCACATCCTGGCCGAGGCCGGCGCCAAGGACCTGCCCGAGTACCAGGGCATGCGCCGCCGCACCCCCGCACTCGCGCCCGTGCCCCGGCTGGTCATCGTCATCGACGAGTTCGCCACCCTCTACCGGGAGATCCCCGACTTCATCCCCGGCCTGGTGAGCATCGCCCAGCGCGGCCGGTCCCTCGGCATCCACCTGGTCCTGGCCACCCAGCGCCCGGCCGGTGTGGTCAGCTCCGACATCCGGGCCAACACCAACCTGCGCATCGCGCTCCGGGTCACCGACGCCGCCGAGAGCATGGACGTCATCGACACCAAGGACGCCGTCAGCATCTCCCCGGCCACCCCCGGCCGGGCCCTGGCCCGCCTCGGCCACGGCACCGTCGTCCCCTTCCAGACCGCGTACGCGGGCACCCCGCTGCCCGGCGCCGAGCCGGCCCCGGGGCCCCACGAGCAGCGGCCCGCGGAGGAGCCCCGCGTCCAGGGCACCGCACTGCACTGGCAGCGCCTCGGCCGCGCCGCCGGCCTGCCCGGCACGGCGGACTCGGACCTGGGAGGTGACCCGGCGACGGACACGGCGGGCGAGGAGGGCCCCACCGACCTCAACGCCCTGGTGGCGGCGGTCTCGGAGGCGGCACGGCTCACCGGATGCGCCCCGCAGCCCAGCCCCTGGCTCCCGGCCCTCGGCCAGAACCTCCTGATCGACGACCTGCCCCAGCCCGACGAGACCGGCGGCGCCCGCCTGGCCCCGGTCTCCTGGGGTCTGTCGGACCTGCCCGAGGCACAGGCCCAGCTGCCCGTCCGACTGGACTTCGCCGAGTTCGGACACCTGTACGTCATCGGCATCCCGCGCTCCGGCCGCAGCCAGGTGCTCCGCACCATGGCCGGTGCCCTCGCCCGGGGTCACTCCAGCGCCGACGTCCACCTCTACGGCATCGACTTCGCCGGCGGCGCCCTCACCGCGCTCGGCGTGCTGCCGCACTGCGGTGCCGTCGTGCCCCGCGGCGACATCGAGAGGCTGGAGCGGCTGTTCGCCCGGCTCGACGGGGAACTGGAACGCCGTCAGGAACTCCTCACCGAGCGGC from the Streptomyces sp. NBC_00310 genome contains:
- a CDS encoding sigma-70 family RNA polymerase sigma factor, which produces MPTPVPGSAPASGEAPPSGEAPPSGEATLSGDGSIRRLYEEHHGPLLRYVSGLLRGDRQRAEDFVQETLVRAWLSTEDQPPGWSPSRAWLMRVAHNLVIDWARRERPHAEIQHEHTLEQHAETVDPMSQAVQRRFLVHALSRLSHPHREVLFYVYVLGCTGPDAADALGIPPGTVKSRTHHAIRELRRRHPQHTLAAA
- a CDS encoding FtsK/SpoIIIE domain-containing protein codes for the protein MKLLITTVAAGDATGRQDVLLSASGSTPVEDVAAHLARLRAGDTDETGALPAAPGPAPACYLGDEPLAPGTPLAATRLMDGSVVALGGPQRAPASAYGPERDAMPQPHRADHSPVVELQVVGGPDAGRVHPLGLGTHGIGPLADAAVLLDGRGMPGEGIRVTVRPDGSAIVELPEGGPARLSVPEPPEHRGRPNTPLLPLAEQDEEDDEPLDAADGSAELPDGWVLWPVGAELSVGAYLLRLAEPTSRDAAVVPSEGGGGLDYNRPPRMLPHLAPERFRLPGPPDPPGRRPIPLLVALAPMVFGVSMMFFLNSYFYLIFMFLSPVLIAANYVSGRRQARKDYEEKSSVYRQRRASLEEDVRQKVATERRLRTESAPDPAVAGLWAVGPGRRLWERRRGDPDHLALRIGTAPQPSLLGIDDTAREDNHTAVHWTIPDAPVGVDLVESGVVGVAGATGPVQALARWMTAQAAVLHTPRDLRIVVLTDKAAQDSWHWARWLPHSRDGLPGIRGGAVTLIGNDPETVANRVAELVSTLRTRQRAAESTMSKALLSEPDVLVVMDGARRLRDVPGVVSILKEGPAVRIFPLCLDQEERLLPEECTAVVRHENHRLTLRRTGQPDVTDIRPDLVEPEWCERVARGIAPIRDVTPDASEGLPTRVGLLELLGLPEPSGEQIAARWERRPASTGVLLGAGYDGPVAFDLVKDGPHGLVAGTTGSGKSELLQTFVATLAAVNRPDELTFVLVDYKGGSAFKDCVDLPHTLGMVTDLDSHLVQRALTSLSAELTRREHILAEAGAKDLPEYQGMRRRTPALAPVPRLVIVIDEFATLYREIPDFIPGLVSIAQRGRSLGIHLVLATQRPAGVVSSDIRANTNLRIALRVTDAAESMDVIDTKDAVSISPATPGRALARLGHGTVVPFQTAYAGTPLPGAEPAPGPHEQRPAEEPRVQGTALHWQRLGRAAGLPGTADSDLGGDPATDTAGEEGPTDLNALVAAVSEAARLTGCAPQPSPWLPALGQNLLIDDLPQPDETGGARLAPVSWGLSDLPEAQAQLPVRLDFAEFGHLYVIGIPRSGRSQVLRTMAGALARGHSSADVHLYGIDFAGGALTALGVLPHCGAVVPRGDIERLERLFARLDGELERRQELLTERHAGNLTELRESGGTGARPPHIMLFIDGWDALIEAVADHNGGRLVEQLNRLLREGAAAGLHVVATSERALLSGRATALNDNKLLLRLNDKTDYHAVGKRARDVPDLVLPGRGFTSDGGTEIQVALLAPGATGQEQAEALRRIGAEATRRDAGLPADRRPARIGTLPVKVTFTDAYEKVGEEFRRPMWGLLGLGGDDVSPVGVDFADTAPTFSVVGPPGSGRSTTLAALAVSLLASGTRLVILAPRESPLRTLGGHPGVRLITATEPTVEEFTGALESGGGPRVVMVDDADLFVLPDIDQNLRSLAQSGRDHGIGIVIAATAETMTGAMGWLSALKRHRKGVLLGPQSILEGDFVGARLAHAHLRGGRKPGRGLTVDQRTGELINVQIPQTVLDADEHD